The Penaeus monodon isolate SGIC_2016 chromosome 33, NSTDA_Pmon_1, whole genome shotgun sequence genome includes a window with the following:
- the LOC119594394 gene encoding ATP-dependent 6-phosphofructokinase-like isoform X2, which translates to MAATEGQESQVKMGLEGHVIERGMHKGKGVAVFTSGGDSQGMNAAVRAVVRMGLYVGARVFFIKEGYQGMVDGGDHIVEATWSSVSGIIHKGGTVIGSARCKDFRDREGRMKAAKNLIKRGITNLVVIGGDGSLTGANLFKQDWAALLQLLLKKGEITEEEKAKHTHLNIVGMVGSIDNDFCGTDMTIGTDSALHRIIEAVDAIASTAYSHQRCFILEVMGRHCGYLALVAALTSEADYVFIPENPPPENWQEKICSKLQQERSMGQRLNIILVAEGAIDQQGEPITAEGVKKVIVDQLGFDTRITVLGHVQRGGSPSAFDRLLGCRMGAEAVLALMEATSDTEPCVISLDGNQAVRVPLMACVLKTQAVARAMQDRNWEQAVQMRGRSFARNLETYKMLTRLRPPKPLEGKAGLVRQNTIWDRDELLGGFNLGIMHIGAPACGMNAAVRSFVRNSIYRGDTVYGIHDGIDGLVEGNIQEMTWSEVTGWVGQGGAFLGTKRTLPDKYLDQIAARFREYKMHSILIVGGFEAYHALLQMYEARGKYPEFCIPMVVIPATISNNVPGSDFSLGCDTSLNEIVEICDRIRQSAQGTKRRVFVVETMGGYCGYLATLAGLAGGADAAYIYEESFGIQELQLDVYHMAAKMAEGVQRGLVLRNENANENYTTDFIFRLYSEEGKGIFSCRKNVLGHMQQGGSPSVFDRNMGTKMAAKAVNWMTEVMLKYRRQDGSVFCDEASTAVLLGLQKRVYQFQPVAELKRQTDWDRRIPTNEWWLKLRPLLRILAKHDAAYHEEGINVKEVEEALD; encoded by the exons ATGGCGGCCACGGAAGGACAGGAGTCCCAGGTGAAGATGGGCCTGGAGGGCCATGTCATCGAGAGGGGCATGCACAAGGGCAAGGGTGTCGCCGTCTTCACTAGTGGAGGCGACTCCCAG GGCATGAACGCTGCTGTCCGTGCTGTAGTTCGCATGGGCCTGTATGTTGGTGCTCGGGTATTCTTCATCAAGGAGGGTTACCAGGGCATGGTAGATGGTGGTGATCACATTGTAGAAGCAACTTGGTCCAGCGTCTCGGGCATCATCCATAAG GGTGGCACAGTCATCGGCTCAGCCCGTTGCAAAGACTTCCGCGACCGCGAAGGGCGCATGAAGGCTGCCAAGAACCTGATCAAGCGAGGTATCACAAACCTGGTGGTAATTGGTGGTGATGGCTCACTCACTGGTGCCAACCTCTTCAAGCAGGATTGGGCAGCACTTCTCCAGCTGCTGCTTAAGAAGG GTGAGATCacagaggaggagaaggccaAGCACACCCATCTGAACATCGTGGGTATGGTGGGTTCCATCGACAATGACTTCTGCGGCACAGACATGACCATCGGCACTGACTCGGCTCTCCATAGGATCATTGAGGCCGTGGATGCCATTGCCTCAACTGCCTACTCCCACCAGCGCTGTTTCATCCTGGAAGTCATGGGCAGGCACTGTGG gTATTTGGCCCTTGTTGCTGCTCTGACCTCCGAGGCTGATTACGTTTTCATTCCTGAAAATCCTCCTCCAGAAAACTGGCAGGAGAAGATCTGTAGCAAGCTGCAGCAG GAACGGTCAATGGGTCAGCGCTTGAACATCATTTTGGTCGCAGAAGGAGCTATTGATCAGCAGGGCGAGCCCATTACAGCAGAAGGAGTGAAGAAG GTTATTGTTGACCAGCTTGGTTTTGACACTCGCATCACCGTGTTGGGTCATGTCCAGCGCGGTGGTTCACCTTCTGCCTTTGATCGTCTTTTG GGTTGTCGTATGGGTGCTGAAGCTGTTCTGGCCCTCATGGAAGCCACCTCAGACACAGAACCTTGTGTCATCTCCCTGGACGGCAACCAGGCTGTTCGTGTTCCTCTGATGGCTTGTGTGCTGAAGACCCAGGCTGTTGCTCGAGCTATGCAG GACCGCAACTGGGAACAGGCTGTGCAAATGCGTGGCAGGAGCTTCGCCAGGAACCTCGAGACCTACAAGATGCTGACGAGGCTGAGGCCCCCCAAGCCTCTGGAGGGAAAG GCGGGACTTGTACGG CAAAACACTATATGGGACAGAGATGAACTCTTG GGAGGCTTCAACTTGGGCATCATGCACATTGGTGCCCCCGCCTGTGGCATGAACGCAGCTGTGAGGTCCTTCGTGCGTAACAGCATCTACCGCGGAGACACCGTTTATGGTATTCATGATGGTATTGACGGCCTCGTCGAGGGTAAT ATCCAGGAAATGACATGGTCTGAAGTGACTGGCTGGGTTGGCCAGGGAGGTGCTTTCTTGGGTACTAAGCGCACGTTGCCTGATAAGTACCTTGACCag ATTGCTGCACGCTTCAGGGAGTATAAGATGCACTCCATCCTGATTGTGGGTGGCTTCGAGGCCTACCATGCACTGCTCCAGATGTACGAGGCCCGTGGAAAGTACCCCGAGTTCTGCATCCCAATGGTTGTCATCCCGGCCACCATCAGCAACAACGTCCCTGGCAGTGACTTCAGCTTGGGATGCGATACCTCCCTCAATGAGATTGTCGAG ATTTGTGACCGTATCAGGCAGTCAGCTCAAGGTACCAAACGTCGTGTGTTTGTCGTTGAAACCATGGGTGGATATTGTGGCTATTTGGCAACACTTGCAGGTTTGGCTGGTGGAGCAGATGCTGCTTACATCTATGAAGAATCATTTGGCATTCAG GAATTGCAACTGGACGTTTATCACATGGCAGCCAAAATGGCTGAGGGAGTCCAGCGTGGCCTGGTTCTCCGCAATGAAAATGCCAATGAGAATTATACCACAGACTTTATTTTCCGTCTGTATTCTGAGGAAGGAAAGGGTATCTTCAGCTGTAGGAAAAATGTGCTGG GTCACATGCAACAGGGTGGCTCTCCATCTGTGTTTGATCGTAATATGGGCACCAAGATGGCTGCCAAGGCTGTTAATTGGATGACTGAGGTGATGCTTAAGTATCGTCGTCAAGATGGATCTGTTTTCTGTGACGAGGCTTCGACAGCAGTATTACTCGGTCTGCAGAAGAGAGTATATCA GTTCCAGCCCGTGGCAGAGCTCAAACGCCAGACAGACTGGGACCGTCGCATTCCCACAAACGAATGGTGGCTGAAGCTGCGTCCTCTCCTCCGAATTTTGGCCAAGCATGATGCTGCCTACCACGAGGAGGGCATCAATGTGAAGGAAGTTGAAGAAGCACTTGACTAA
- the LOC119594394 gene encoding ATP-dependent 6-phosphofructokinase-like isoform X6 translates to MAATEGQESQVKMGLEGHVIERGMHKGKGVAVFTSGGDSQGMNAAVRAVVRMGLYVGARVFFIKEGYQGMVDGGDHIVEATWSSVSGIIHKGGTVIGSARCKDFRDREGRMKAAKNLIKRGITNLVVIGGDGSLTGANLFKQDWAALLQLLLKKGEITEEEKAKHTHLNIVGMVGSIDNDFCGTDMTIGTDSALHRIIEAVDAIASTAYSHQRCFILEVMGRHCGYLALVAALTSEADYVFIPENPPPENWQEKICSKLQQERSMGQRLNIILVAEGAIDQQGEPITAEGVKKVIVDQLGFDTRITVLGHVQRGGSPSAFDRLLGCRMGAEAVLALMEATSDTEPCVISLDGNQAVRVPLMACVLKTQAVARAMQDRNWEQAVQMRGRSFARNLETYKMLTRLRPPKPLEGKGGFNLGIMHIGAPACGMNAAVRSFVRNSIYRGDTVYGIHDGIDGLVEGNIQEMTWSEVTGWVGQGGAFLGTKRTLPDKYLDQIAARFREYKMHSILIVGGFEAYHALLQMYEARGKYPEFCIPMVVIPATISNNVPGSDFSLGCDTSLNEIVEICDRIRQSAQGTKRRVFVVETMGGYCGYLATLAGLAGGADAAYIYEESFGIQELQLDVYHMAAKMAEGVQRGLVLRNENANENYTTDFIFRLYSEEGKGIFSCRKNVLGHMQQGGSPSVFDRNMGTKMAAKAVNWMTEVMLKYRRQDGSVFCDEASTAVLLGLQKRVYQFQPVAELKRQTDWDRRIPTNEWWLKLRPLLRILAKHDAAYHEEGINVKEVEEALD, encoded by the exons ATGGCGGCCACGGAAGGACAGGAGTCCCAGGTGAAGATGGGCCTGGAGGGCCATGTCATCGAGAGGGGCATGCACAAGGGCAAGGGTGTCGCCGTCTTCACTAGTGGAGGCGACTCCCAG GGCATGAACGCTGCTGTCCGTGCTGTAGTTCGCATGGGCCTGTATGTTGGTGCTCGGGTATTCTTCATCAAGGAGGGTTACCAGGGCATGGTAGATGGTGGTGATCACATTGTAGAAGCAACTTGGTCCAGCGTCTCGGGCATCATCCATAAG GGTGGCACAGTCATCGGCTCAGCCCGTTGCAAAGACTTCCGCGACCGCGAAGGGCGCATGAAGGCTGCCAAGAACCTGATCAAGCGAGGTATCACAAACCTGGTGGTAATTGGTGGTGATGGCTCACTCACTGGTGCCAACCTCTTCAAGCAGGATTGGGCAGCACTTCTCCAGCTGCTGCTTAAGAAGG GTGAGATCacagaggaggagaaggccaAGCACACCCATCTGAACATCGTGGGTATGGTGGGTTCCATCGACAATGACTTCTGCGGCACAGACATGACCATCGGCACTGACTCGGCTCTCCATAGGATCATTGAGGCCGTGGATGCCATTGCCTCAACTGCCTACTCCCACCAGCGCTGTTTCATCCTGGAAGTCATGGGCAGGCACTGTGG gTATTTGGCCCTTGTTGCTGCTCTGACCTCCGAGGCTGATTACGTTTTCATTCCTGAAAATCCTCCTCCAGAAAACTGGCAGGAGAAGATCTGTAGCAAGCTGCAGCAG GAACGGTCAATGGGTCAGCGCTTGAACATCATTTTGGTCGCAGAAGGAGCTATTGATCAGCAGGGCGAGCCCATTACAGCAGAAGGAGTGAAGAAG GTTATTGTTGACCAGCTTGGTTTTGACACTCGCATCACCGTGTTGGGTCATGTCCAGCGCGGTGGTTCACCTTCTGCCTTTGATCGTCTTTTG GGTTGTCGTATGGGTGCTGAAGCTGTTCTGGCCCTCATGGAAGCCACCTCAGACACAGAACCTTGTGTCATCTCCCTGGACGGCAACCAGGCTGTTCGTGTTCCTCTGATGGCTTGTGTGCTGAAGACCCAGGCTGTTGCTCGAGCTATGCAG GACCGCAACTGGGAACAGGCTGTGCAAATGCGTGGCAGGAGCTTCGCCAGGAACCTCGAGACCTACAAGATGCTGACGAGGCTGAGGCCCCCCAAGCCTCTGGAGGGAAAG GGAGGCTTCAACTTGGGCATCATGCACATTGGTGCCCCCGCCTGTGGCATGAACGCAGCTGTGAGGTCCTTCGTGCGTAACAGCATCTACCGCGGAGACACCGTTTATGGTATTCATGATGGTATTGACGGCCTCGTCGAGGGTAAT ATCCAGGAAATGACATGGTCTGAAGTGACTGGCTGGGTTGGCCAGGGAGGTGCTTTCTTGGGTACTAAGCGCACGTTGCCTGATAAGTACCTTGACCag ATTGCTGCACGCTTCAGGGAGTATAAGATGCACTCCATCCTGATTGTGGGTGGCTTCGAGGCCTACCATGCACTGCTCCAGATGTACGAGGCCCGTGGAAAGTACCCCGAGTTCTGCATCCCAATGGTTGTCATCCCGGCCACCATCAGCAACAACGTCCCTGGCAGTGACTTCAGCTTGGGATGCGATACCTCCCTCAATGAGATTGTCGAG ATTTGTGACCGTATCAGGCAGTCAGCTCAAGGTACCAAACGTCGTGTGTTTGTCGTTGAAACCATGGGTGGATATTGTGGCTATTTGGCAACACTTGCAGGTTTGGCTGGTGGAGCAGATGCTGCTTACATCTATGAAGAATCATTTGGCATTCAG GAATTGCAACTGGACGTTTATCACATGGCAGCCAAAATGGCTGAGGGAGTCCAGCGTGGCCTGGTTCTCCGCAATGAAAATGCCAATGAGAATTATACCACAGACTTTATTTTCCGTCTGTATTCTGAGGAAGGAAAGGGTATCTTCAGCTGTAGGAAAAATGTGCTGG GTCACATGCAACAGGGTGGCTCTCCATCTGTGTTTGATCGTAATATGGGCACCAAGATGGCTGCCAAGGCTGTTAATTGGATGACTGAGGTGATGCTTAAGTATCGTCGTCAAGATGGATCTGTTTTCTGTGACGAGGCTTCGACAGCAGTATTACTCGGTCTGCAGAAGAGAGTATATCA GTTCCAGCCCGTGGCAGAGCTCAAACGCCAGACAGACTGGGACCGTCGCATTCCCACAAACGAATGGTGGCTGAAGCTGCGTCCTCTCCTCCGAATTTTGGCCAAGCATGATGCTGCCTACCACGAGGAGGGCATCAATGTGAAGGAAGTTGAAGAAGCACTTGACTAA
- the LOC119594394 gene encoding ATP-dependent 6-phosphofructokinase-like isoform X1 codes for MAATEGQESQVKMGLEGHVIERGMHKGKGVAVFTSGGDSQGMNAAVRAVVRMGLYVGARVFFIKEGYQGMVDGGDHIVEATWSSVSGIIHKGGTVIGSARCKDFRDREGRMKAAKNLIKRGITNLVVIGGDGSLTGANLFKQDWAALLQLLLKKGEITEEEKAKHTHLNIVGMVGSIDNDFCGTDMTIGTDSALHRIIEAVDAIASTAYSHQRCFILEVMGRHCGYLSLSGSIATEADYMFIPEFPPEHEWPAKLCEKLESERSMGQRLNIILVAEGAIDQQGEPITAEGVKKVIVDQLGFDTRITVLGHVQRGGSPSAFDRLLGCRMGAEAVLALMEATSDTEPCVISLDGNQAVRVPLMACVLKTQAVARAMQDRNWEQAVQMRGRSFARNLETYKMLTRLRPPKPLEGKAGLVRQNTIWDRDELLGGFNLGIMHIGAPACGMNAAVRSFVRNSIYRGDTVYGIHDGIDGLVEGNIQEMTWSEVTGWVGQGGAFLGTKRTLPDKYLDQIAARFREYKMHSILIVGGFEAYHALLQMYEARGKYPEFCIPMVVIPATISNNVPGSDFSLGCDTSLNEIVEICDRIRQSAQGTKRRVFVVETMGGYCGYLATLAGLAGGADAAYIYEESFGIQELQLDVYHMAAKMAEGVQRGLVLRNENANENYTTDFIFRLYSEEGKGIFSCRKNVLGHMQQGGSPSVFDRNMGTKMAAKAVNWMTEVMLKYRRQDGSVFCDEASTAVLLGLQKRVYQFQPVAELKRQTDWDRRIPTNEWWLKLRPLLRILAKHDAAYHEEGINVKEVEEALD; via the exons ATGGCGGCCACGGAAGGACAGGAGTCCCAGGTGAAGATGGGCCTGGAGGGCCATGTCATCGAGAGGGGCATGCACAAGGGCAAGGGTGTCGCCGTCTTCACTAGTGGAGGCGACTCCCAG GGCATGAACGCTGCTGTCCGTGCTGTAGTTCGCATGGGCCTGTATGTTGGTGCTCGGGTATTCTTCATCAAGGAGGGTTACCAGGGCATGGTAGATGGTGGTGATCACATTGTAGAAGCAACTTGGTCCAGCGTCTCGGGCATCATCCATAAG GGTGGCACAGTCATCGGCTCAGCCCGTTGCAAAGACTTCCGCGACCGCGAAGGGCGCATGAAGGCTGCCAAGAACCTGATCAAGCGAGGTATCACAAACCTGGTGGTAATTGGTGGTGATGGCTCACTCACTGGTGCCAACCTCTTCAAGCAGGATTGGGCAGCACTTCTCCAGCTGCTGCTTAAGAAGG GTGAGATCacagaggaggagaaggccaAGCACACCCATCTGAACATCGTGGGTATGGTGGGTTCCATCGACAATGACTTCTGCGGCACAGACATGACCATCGGCACTGACTCGGCTCTCCATAGGATCATTGAGGCCGTGGATGCCATTGCCTCAACTGCCTACTCCCACCAGCGCTGTTTCATCCTGGAAGTCATGGGCAGGCACTGTGG CTATCTGAGTCTTTCGGGGTCCATTGCCACAGAGGCAGATTACATGTTCATTCCGGAGTTCCCTCCTGAACATGAATGGCCAGCTAAGCTGTGCGAGAAACTGGAATCG GAACGGTCAATGGGTCAGCGCTTGAACATCATTTTGGTCGCAGAAGGAGCTATTGATCAGCAGGGCGAGCCCATTACAGCAGAAGGAGTGAAGAAG GTTATTGTTGACCAGCTTGGTTTTGACACTCGCATCACCGTGTTGGGTCATGTCCAGCGCGGTGGTTCACCTTCTGCCTTTGATCGTCTTTTG GGTTGTCGTATGGGTGCTGAAGCTGTTCTGGCCCTCATGGAAGCCACCTCAGACACAGAACCTTGTGTCATCTCCCTGGACGGCAACCAGGCTGTTCGTGTTCCTCTGATGGCTTGTGTGCTGAAGACCCAGGCTGTTGCTCGAGCTATGCAG GACCGCAACTGGGAACAGGCTGTGCAAATGCGTGGCAGGAGCTTCGCCAGGAACCTCGAGACCTACAAGATGCTGACGAGGCTGAGGCCCCCCAAGCCTCTGGAGGGAAAG GCGGGACTTGTACGG CAAAACACTATATGGGACAGAGATGAACTCTTG GGAGGCTTCAACTTGGGCATCATGCACATTGGTGCCCCCGCCTGTGGCATGAACGCAGCTGTGAGGTCCTTCGTGCGTAACAGCATCTACCGCGGAGACACCGTTTATGGTATTCATGATGGTATTGACGGCCTCGTCGAGGGTAAT ATCCAGGAAATGACATGGTCTGAAGTGACTGGCTGGGTTGGCCAGGGAGGTGCTTTCTTGGGTACTAAGCGCACGTTGCCTGATAAGTACCTTGACCag ATTGCTGCACGCTTCAGGGAGTATAAGATGCACTCCATCCTGATTGTGGGTGGCTTCGAGGCCTACCATGCACTGCTCCAGATGTACGAGGCCCGTGGAAAGTACCCCGAGTTCTGCATCCCAATGGTTGTCATCCCGGCCACCATCAGCAACAACGTCCCTGGCAGTGACTTCAGCTTGGGATGCGATACCTCCCTCAATGAGATTGTCGAG ATTTGTGACCGTATCAGGCAGTCAGCTCAAGGTACCAAACGTCGTGTGTTTGTCGTTGAAACCATGGGTGGATATTGTGGCTATTTGGCAACACTTGCAGGTTTGGCTGGTGGAGCAGATGCTGCTTACATCTATGAAGAATCATTTGGCATTCAG GAATTGCAACTGGACGTTTATCACATGGCAGCCAAAATGGCTGAGGGAGTCCAGCGTGGCCTGGTTCTCCGCAATGAAAATGCCAATGAGAATTATACCACAGACTTTATTTTCCGTCTGTATTCTGAGGAAGGAAAGGGTATCTTCAGCTGTAGGAAAAATGTGCTGG GTCACATGCAACAGGGTGGCTCTCCATCTGTGTTTGATCGTAATATGGGCACCAAGATGGCTGCCAAGGCTGTTAATTGGATGACTGAGGTGATGCTTAAGTATCGTCGTCAAGATGGATCTGTTTTCTGTGACGAGGCTTCGACAGCAGTATTACTCGGTCTGCAGAAGAGAGTATATCA GTTCCAGCCCGTGGCAGAGCTCAAACGCCAGACAGACTGGGACCGTCGCATTCCCACAAACGAATGGTGGCTGAAGCTGCGTCCTCTCCTCCGAATTTTGGCCAAGCATGATGCTGCCTACCACGAGGAGGGCATCAATGTGAAGGAAGTTGAAGAAGCACTTGACTAA
- the LOC119594394 gene encoding ATP-dependent 6-phosphofructokinase-like isoform X5: MAATEGQESQVKMGLEGHVIERGMHKGKGVAVFTSGGDSQGMNAAVRAVVRMGLYVGARVFFIKEGYQGMVDGGDHIVEATWSSVSGIIHKGGTVIGSARCKDFRDREGRMKAAKNLIKRGITNLVVIGGDGSLTGANLFKQDWAALLQLLLKKGEITEEEKAKHTHLNIVGMVGSIDNDFCGTDMTIGTDSALHRIIEAVDAIASTAYSHQRCFILEVMGRHCGYLSLSGSIATEADYMFIPEFPPEHEWPAKLCEKLESERSMGQRLNIILVAEGAIDQQGEPITAEGVKKVIVDQLGFDTRITVLGHVQRGGSPSAFDRLLGCRMGAEAVLALMEATSDTEPCVISLDGNQAVRVPLMACVLKTQAVARAMQDRNWEQAVQMRGRSFARNLETYKMLTRLRPPKPLEGKGGFNLGIMHIGAPACGMNAAVRSFVRNSIYRGDTVYGIHDGIDGLVEGNIQEMTWSEVTGWVGQGGAFLGTKRTLPDKYLDQIAARFREYKMHSILIVGGFEAYHALLQMYEARGKYPEFCIPMVVIPATISNNVPGSDFSLGCDTSLNEIVEICDRIRQSAQGTKRRVFVVETMGGYCGYLATLAGLAGGADAAYIYEESFGIQELQLDVYHMAAKMAEGVQRGLVLRNENANENYTTDFIFRLYSEEGKGIFSCRKNVLGHMQQGGSPSVFDRNMGTKMAAKAVNWMTEVMLKYRRQDGSVFCDEASTAVLLGLQKRVYQFQPVAELKRQTDWDRRIPTNEWWLKLRPLLRILAKHDAAYHEEGINVKEVEEALD; this comes from the exons ATGGCGGCCACGGAAGGACAGGAGTCCCAGGTGAAGATGGGCCTGGAGGGCCATGTCATCGAGAGGGGCATGCACAAGGGCAAGGGTGTCGCCGTCTTCACTAGTGGAGGCGACTCCCAG GGCATGAACGCTGCTGTCCGTGCTGTAGTTCGCATGGGCCTGTATGTTGGTGCTCGGGTATTCTTCATCAAGGAGGGTTACCAGGGCATGGTAGATGGTGGTGATCACATTGTAGAAGCAACTTGGTCCAGCGTCTCGGGCATCATCCATAAG GGTGGCACAGTCATCGGCTCAGCCCGTTGCAAAGACTTCCGCGACCGCGAAGGGCGCATGAAGGCTGCCAAGAACCTGATCAAGCGAGGTATCACAAACCTGGTGGTAATTGGTGGTGATGGCTCACTCACTGGTGCCAACCTCTTCAAGCAGGATTGGGCAGCACTTCTCCAGCTGCTGCTTAAGAAGG GTGAGATCacagaggaggagaaggccaAGCACACCCATCTGAACATCGTGGGTATGGTGGGTTCCATCGACAATGACTTCTGCGGCACAGACATGACCATCGGCACTGACTCGGCTCTCCATAGGATCATTGAGGCCGTGGATGCCATTGCCTCAACTGCCTACTCCCACCAGCGCTGTTTCATCCTGGAAGTCATGGGCAGGCACTGTGG CTATCTGAGTCTTTCGGGGTCCATTGCCACAGAGGCAGATTACATGTTCATTCCGGAGTTCCCTCCTGAACATGAATGGCCAGCTAAGCTGTGCGAGAAACTGGAATCG GAACGGTCAATGGGTCAGCGCTTGAACATCATTTTGGTCGCAGAAGGAGCTATTGATCAGCAGGGCGAGCCCATTACAGCAGAAGGAGTGAAGAAG GTTATTGTTGACCAGCTTGGTTTTGACACTCGCATCACCGTGTTGGGTCATGTCCAGCGCGGTGGTTCACCTTCTGCCTTTGATCGTCTTTTG GGTTGTCGTATGGGTGCTGAAGCTGTTCTGGCCCTCATGGAAGCCACCTCAGACACAGAACCTTGTGTCATCTCCCTGGACGGCAACCAGGCTGTTCGTGTTCCTCTGATGGCTTGTGTGCTGAAGACCCAGGCTGTTGCTCGAGCTATGCAG GACCGCAACTGGGAACAGGCTGTGCAAATGCGTGGCAGGAGCTTCGCCAGGAACCTCGAGACCTACAAGATGCTGACGAGGCTGAGGCCCCCCAAGCCTCTGGAGGGAAAG GGAGGCTTCAACTTGGGCATCATGCACATTGGTGCCCCCGCCTGTGGCATGAACGCAGCTGTGAGGTCCTTCGTGCGTAACAGCATCTACCGCGGAGACACCGTTTATGGTATTCATGATGGTATTGACGGCCTCGTCGAGGGTAAT ATCCAGGAAATGACATGGTCTGAAGTGACTGGCTGGGTTGGCCAGGGAGGTGCTTTCTTGGGTACTAAGCGCACGTTGCCTGATAAGTACCTTGACCag ATTGCTGCACGCTTCAGGGAGTATAAGATGCACTCCATCCTGATTGTGGGTGGCTTCGAGGCCTACCATGCACTGCTCCAGATGTACGAGGCCCGTGGAAAGTACCCCGAGTTCTGCATCCCAATGGTTGTCATCCCGGCCACCATCAGCAACAACGTCCCTGGCAGTGACTTCAGCTTGGGATGCGATACCTCCCTCAATGAGATTGTCGAG ATTTGTGACCGTATCAGGCAGTCAGCTCAAGGTACCAAACGTCGTGTGTTTGTCGTTGAAACCATGGGTGGATATTGTGGCTATTTGGCAACACTTGCAGGTTTGGCTGGTGGAGCAGATGCTGCTTACATCTATGAAGAATCATTTGGCATTCAG GAATTGCAACTGGACGTTTATCACATGGCAGCCAAAATGGCTGAGGGAGTCCAGCGTGGCCTGGTTCTCCGCAATGAAAATGCCAATGAGAATTATACCACAGACTTTATTTTCCGTCTGTATTCTGAGGAAGGAAAGGGTATCTTCAGCTGTAGGAAAAATGTGCTGG GTCACATGCAACAGGGTGGCTCTCCATCTGTGTTTGATCGTAATATGGGCACCAAGATGGCTGCCAAGGCTGTTAATTGGATGACTGAGGTGATGCTTAAGTATCGTCGTCAAGATGGATCTGTTTTCTGTGACGAGGCTTCGACAGCAGTATTACTCGGTCTGCAGAAGAGAGTATATCA GTTCCAGCCCGTGGCAGAGCTCAAACGCCAGACAGACTGGGACCGTCGCATTCCCACAAACGAATGGTGGCTGAAGCTGCGTCCTCTCCTCCGAATTTTGGCCAAGCATGATGCTGCCTACCACGAGGAGGGCATCAATGTGAAGGAAGTTGAAGAAGCACTTGACTAA